The Natronoglycomyces albus genome has a segment encoding these proteins:
- a CDS encoding NAD-glutamate dehydrogenase: MLSFIGDEEFSDVLPNREALLEEAASLAGSKESLSDLVDVYWRLVADDDLVGRSAQELLDITVTHRRLADRRMPGEVCISVEAPNSEEGPDAESHTRFSVVCDDMPFLVDSLTGVFNRHNIDIDVFVHPVVSVQRDAEGKLLRAPYSGEEAVVESWMHIEVQRLTDETLLSGLQQEILDVLGDVRVCVEDWQPMRTRALEIAARLESDAANPPVPQKDLSDTVELLHWLADNNFTFLGYREYRLVEEGDDTLLKAVEGSALGLLRNAPNSGKSLSSMAPEAREQVYAKRLLMITKANGRSTVHRTTYMDYIGVKLFNDNGDVIGEQRFLGLFATAAYQASVKVLPVVKRKVAEVIERSGLTLTSHAGKDLVQALEAYPRDELFQTRTDDLYSTVMGVLRLRGRRRLRLFVRRDNYGRFVSCLVYLPRDRFNTANRLKIQNILVNRLGGIGVDFATRVSDSVLARLHFIVRLDPANTPEFIDVEGIQSELSEATRSWDADLALQLDHHIGQGQARSLYEEYHAAYPDTYKAEHTPLQAAQDIAKLELVSAPGDMALHLFRVNHDDARVRFKIYNFGKAITLSKALPVLQSLGLEATEERPYVVKRSDGNIYMHDFGLRMQCPEGEQVPQLRSRVENAFRAAWMGEAEHDPFNELVVCAKLTWQQVVVLRSYAKYLQQAGTIHTQDFIAQTLIDHSDIAAGLLELFEARFKPSIEGDRDALAATCLDHVEALLADVPSLDADRILRSFLTLILNTLRTSYYQRTKAGRLKNYVAYKINARAVDFLPEPRPSFEVFVYSPRMEGVHMRYGKVARGGLRWSDRREDFRTEILGLVKAQEVKNTVITPVGSKGGFVVKRTDFANREERQEEGIACYKMFISSLLDVTDNRDAEGNVVPPRDIVRHDGDDPYLVVAADKGTATFSDIANEVSAAYGFWLGDAFASGGSVGYDHKKMGITARGAWESVKRHFRAMDHNTQTQDFTVVGIGDMGGDVFGNGMLCSEHIRLVAAFNHMHIFVDPDPDPATSFQERKRLFDLPRSTWADYDPKLISSGGGVWERSAKSIPISPQMRHALGIDEKTETLNPQQLIQAILKAPVDLLWNGGIGTYIKATSEANSDVGDKANDAVRVNGKDVRCRVIGEGGNLGLTQLGRIEIARNEIPRGADALLEDGDGVRAKASHGRLITDFIDNSAGVDTSDHEVNIKILLASAMVQDRIEPAARDQLFMNMSDEVATMVLGDNYQQNFALANASRQAGRLLGVHRRLIKYLGRNAQLNRELEFLPNDKDLNARAAVDQGLCEPELAVILSYVKIHLKRLVLDSALPDEDWTEPVLRNYFPEPLREDYADLMAEHPLRREIVATAVVNEVVNRGGTTFVFRVADETGADPIDVIRAYLIVRDVFGLNEQFRRVEALDNRAPQNAQISAQLVIRRVMDRGVRWLIQHRRAPLDITSDLVRLRPGMTTLLPQLPNMLRGIEADNFATFVTSLEKDGVPAELATDVVSCIYGFGLLDAVEVARETNNNVEDVADLYYQIAARIHGDEILNQISVLPRASRWQTLARLALRYDLYGALAALTRTVISAGDGKVSATALEEWEAANVASLDRVVSGVAEAGHGQEDLAILSVILRHIRSLVEANT; this comes from the coding sequence GTGTTGTCGTTTATCGGTGATGAAGAGTTCAGCGATGTCCTTCCAAACCGGGAGGCACTACTGGAAGAGGCGGCGTCATTGGCCGGCTCCAAGGAGTCGCTTTCCGATTTGGTCGACGTATATTGGCGACTCGTCGCCGATGACGATTTGGTGGGACGCAGCGCACAAGAGCTTCTGGACATCACGGTTACTCATCGCCGTCTTGCCGACCGCCGGATGCCCGGAGAAGTGTGCATCAGCGTTGAGGCACCCAACTCCGAGGAAGGCCCCGACGCGGAAAGCCACACTCGGTTCAGCGTGGTCTGCGACGACATGCCCTTCCTCGTGGACTCCCTCACTGGCGTGTTCAACCGGCACAACATCGACATTGACGTCTTTGTGCACCCGGTTGTCTCCGTGCAGCGTGACGCGGAGGGCAAACTTCTGCGAGCACCCTATTCGGGCGAAGAGGCCGTGGTCGAGTCGTGGATGCACATCGAAGTGCAGCGACTCACCGACGAGACCCTGCTGTCGGGCCTGCAGCAGGAAATCCTGGACGTACTTGGTGACGTGCGCGTCTGCGTCGAAGACTGGCAGCCCATGCGTACTCGGGCCCTAGAAATCGCCGCTCGCCTCGAAAGCGACGCCGCCAACCCGCCAGTGCCGCAGAAAGACCTCTCCGACACTGTCGAATTGTTGCACTGGCTGGCCGACAATAACTTCACCTTCTTGGGTTATCGCGAGTACCGTCTCGTTGAAGAAGGCGACGACACCCTCCTCAAAGCCGTCGAAGGTTCCGCGCTCGGGCTGCTGCGCAACGCCCCGAATTCGGGCAAGTCACTCTCCAGCATGGCCCCCGAAGCGCGGGAACAGGTCTACGCCAAGCGCCTTCTCATGATCACCAAGGCCAATGGCCGCTCCACCGTTCACCGCACCACTTACATGGACTACATCGGCGTCAAACTGTTCAACGACAACGGCGATGTCATCGGTGAACAGCGCTTCCTGGGTCTCTTCGCCACCGCCGCCTACCAAGCGTCGGTCAAGGTGCTCCCGGTCGTGAAGCGGAAAGTCGCCGAGGTGATCGAGCGATCCGGTCTCACCCTCACCTCTCACGCCGGTAAGGACCTCGTCCAAGCCCTGGAGGCCTACCCGCGCGACGAACTGTTCCAAACTCGCACCGACGACCTTTACTCCACCGTGATGGGGGTGCTGCGCCTGCGTGGCCGCCGCCGTCTGCGCCTGTTCGTCCGCCGGGACAACTACGGCCGCTTTGTCTCCTGCCTGGTCTACCTTCCGCGCGACCGTTTCAACACCGCAAACCGGCTGAAAATCCAGAACATCCTGGTCAACCGGCTCGGCGGCATCGGCGTAGACTTTGCCACCCGCGTCTCCGACTCGGTACTGGCGCGACTGCACTTCATCGTGCGCCTAGACCCGGCCAATACTCCCGAATTCATCGACGTCGAGGGCATCCAAAGCGAACTGTCCGAAGCCACTCGCTCCTGGGACGCCGACCTGGCCTTGCAGCTGGATCACCACATTGGGCAGGGCCAAGCTCGCAGCCTCTACGAGGAATACCACGCGGCCTACCCCGACACCTACAAAGCCGAACACACGCCGCTCCAAGCCGCTCAAGACATCGCCAAGCTGGAACTCGTCTCCGCCCCCGGCGACATGGCACTGCACCTGTTCCGGGTCAATCACGACGACGCGCGCGTTCGGTTCAAGATCTATAACTTCGGCAAGGCCATCACCTTGTCCAAAGCTCTCCCGGTGCTCCAAAGTCTAGGACTCGAAGCCACCGAGGAGCGCCCGTACGTGGTCAAACGCTCCGACGGCAACATCTACATGCACGACTTCGGGCTGCGCATGCAATGCCCCGAAGGCGAGCAGGTCCCCCAGCTGCGCTCCCGGGTCGAAAACGCCTTCCGCGCCGCCTGGATGGGCGAAGCCGAACACGACCCGTTTAACGAACTGGTCGTTTGCGCCAAGCTCACCTGGCAGCAAGTGGTCGTCTTGCGCTCATATGCGAAGTATCTTCAGCAGGCGGGCACGATCCACACCCAGGACTTCATCGCCCAAACGCTCATCGACCACTCTGACATCGCCGCCGGGCTGCTCGAACTGTTCGAAGCTCGCTTCAAACCAAGCATCGAGGGCGACCGCGACGCACTAGCGGCCACCTGCTTGGACCACGTCGAAGCTCTCCTAGCGGACGTACCATCCCTGGACGCCGACCGCATCTTGCGATCCTTCCTCACTCTCATCCTCAACACCCTGCGCACCAGCTACTACCAGCGCACCAAAGCCGGTCGCCTCAAGAACTACGTCGCTTACAAGATCAACGCCCGCGCCGTCGACTTCCTGCCCGAGCCCCGACCGTCCTTCGAGGTGTTCGTGTATTCCCCGCGCATGGAGGGCGTCCACATGCGCTACGGCAAGGTCGCCCGAGGCGGGCTGCGTTGGTCCGATCGGCGCGAAGACTTCCGCACCGAAATCCTCGGCCTAGTCAAGGCCCAAGAAGTGAAGAACACCGTCATTACCCCGGTGGGCTCGAAGGGCGGATTCGTCGTCAAACGGACCGACTTCGCCAATCGTGAAGAGCGGCAAGAGGAGGGCATCGCCTGCTACAAGATGTTCATCTCCTCCTTGCTGGACGTCACCGACAACCGTGACGCCGAAGGCAACGTCGTCCCACCACGGGACATCGTCCGCCACGACGGCGACGACCCCTACCTGGTCGTCGCCGCGGACAAGGGAACCGCCACCTTCTCTGATATCGCCAACGAAGTCTCGGCCGCATACGGCTTCTGGCTCGGTGACGCCTTCGCCTCCGGTGGCTCGGTCGGATACGACCACAAGAAGATGGGTATTACCGCCCGCGGTGCCTGGGAAAGCGTCAAGCGCCACTTCCGCGCCATGGACCACAACACCCAAACCCAAGACTTCACCGTCGTGGGCATCGGCGACATGGGCGGGGACGTCTTCGGCAACGGCATGCTGTGTTCAGAACACATCCGGCTGGTTGCCGCGTTCAACCACATGCACATCTTCGTTGACCCCGACCCCGACCCGGCCACCTCCTTCCAGGAACGTAAGCGCCTCTTCGACCTGCCGCGCTCTACCTGGGCCGACTACGACCCCAAGCTCATCTCCTCCGGCGGTGGAGTCTGGGAACGGAGCGCGAAATCCATTCCCATCAGCCCGCAAATGCGCCACGCCCTGGGCATTGACGAGAAGACAGAAACGCTCAACCCACAACAGCTCATCCAGGCCATTCTCAAGGCGCCGGTCGACCTCCTGTGGAACGGAGGCATCGGCACCTACATCAAGGCCACCTCCGAGGCGAACTCCGATGTGGGCGACAAAGCCAATGACGCCGTGCGCGTCAACGGCAAGGACGTGCGCTGTCGCGTCATCGGCGAAGGTGGCAACCTTGGCCTCACCCAACTGGGTCGGATCGAAATTGCCCGAAACGAGATTCCACGCGGGGCCGACGCATTGCTCGAAGACGGCGACGGAGTCCGTGCCAAGGCATCCCACGGACGCCTCATCACCGACTTCATCGACAACTCCGCTGGCGTCGACACCTCCGACCACGAGGTCAATATCAAGATCCTGCTCGCCTCAGCGATGGTGCAAGACCGCATCGAACCTGCCGCGCGCGACCAGCTGTTTATGAACATGAGCGACGAAGTGGCCACCATGGTGCTGGGCGACAACTACCAGCAGAACTTCGCCCTGGCCAACGCCAGCCGCCAAGCAGGGCGACTGCTGGGAGTGCACCGCCGCCTCATCAAATACCTGGGCCGAAACGCTCAGCTCAATCGCGAACTGGAGTTCCTACCCAACGACAAGGACCTCAACGCCAGGGCCGCTGTCGACCAAGGCCTCTGCGAGCCCGAACTCGCCGTGATCTTGTCGTACGTCAAGATTCACCTCAAGCGGCTCGTGCTCGACTCGGCCCTACCCGACGAAGACTGGACCGAACCGGTCTTGCGCAACTACTTCCCCGAACCGCTGCGCGAAGATTACGCCGACCTCATGGCCGAGCACCCGCTGCGACGGGAAATCGTCGCCACGGCCGTGGTCAACGAGGTCGTCAACCGCGGAGGCACCACGTTTGTCTTCCGCGTCGCCGATGAGACCGGGGCCGACCCGATCGACGTCATTCGCGCCTACCTGATCGTCCGTGACGTGTTCGGTCTCAACGAACAATTTAGGCGGGTCGAGGCCCTGGACAACCGAGCCCCACAAAACGCCCAGATTTCCGCGCAACTGGTCATCCGCCGCGTCATGGACCGTGGAGTGCGTTGGCTCATCCAGCACCGGCGGGCCCCGCTCGACATCACCAGCGACCTGGTGCGCCTGCGTCCAGGCATGACCACGCTGCTACCACAACTGCCGAATATGCTGCGTGGCATCGAGGCTGACAACTTCGCCACCTTCGTCACCAGCCTCGAAAAGGACGGAGTACCGGCCGAACTCGCCACCGACGTCGTCAGCTGCATCTACGGCTTCGGACTACTCGATGCCGTCGAGGTCGCCCGCGAGACCAACAACAACGTCGAAGACGTCGCCGATCTGTACTATCAGATCGCCGCCCGCATTCACGGCGATGAGATCCTCAACCAGATCTCGGTGCTGCCGCGCGCTTCGCGCTGGCAGACGCTCGCCCGGCTGGCGCTGAGATACGACTTGTACGGAGCGTTGGCGGCTCTGACCCGCACGGTCATCTCCGCAGGCGACGGCAAGGTCTCGGCAACGGCGCTGGAAGAGTGGGAGGCGGCAAACGTCGCCTCGCTGGATCGGGTGGTCAGCGGCGTGGCCGAGGCAGGGCATGGCCAGGAGGACCTGGCGATTCTTTCGGTGATTCTGCGTCATATCCGGTCGCTGGTCGAGGCCAACACCTGA
- a CDS encoding aldo/keto reductase, whose protein sequence is MAPVVCVQNAYGIGATQRMHAFVDECGRQGIAFVPYFAIAREGTEGGNSGRYEQKLVTMAQKYAVIPAQIRLAWTLVRGPHILAIPGTGNTTHLEENITAGTLRLDESDVNSLTSDE, encoded by the coding sequence GTGGCCCCGGTTGTGTGCGTCCAGAACGCCTACGGAATCGGGGCCACCCAACGTATGCATGCCTTCGTCGACGAATGCGGTAGACAAGGGATCGCCTTCGTTCCCTACTTCGCGATCGCGCGCGAGGGCACGGAGGGCGGTAACAGTGGGCGGTACGAACAGAAACTTGTGACGATGGCCCAAAAATACGCAGTGATACCAGCGCAGATCAGGCTTGCCTGGACCTTGGTGCGCGGCCCGCACATTCTGGCCATTCCCGGTACTGGCAACACCACACATCTGGAGGAGAACATCACGGCGGGGACATTGCGGTTGGACGAGTCCGATGTCAATTCGCTGACGAGCGACGAATGA
- a CDS encoding co-chaperone YbbN: MSDSVPSRFSSSAIDLSALGGQPPAPPAGAEGQPTTSPSAPDSGVVSVDITDATAESEVLQRSLNTLVVVVFWAAQSAESVQAKGHLEQLAAEAQGAWTLAKADVQSNQQLAAALQLQALPAVVAIAGGRPVDLIQGPQTEQGLRQWLNKLASEAGTDIPQQVDPELAAAENAMVEGDLDEAQKAYNNYLKNNPASSEAEAGLAQVQLLRRAERLESDAVAKADANPHDIDLALAAADLQVLSGQAEAGYQRLITLIGRLFGDDKERVRKHLVDLFRIAGNDDETVMAARRKLSAVLF, translated from the coding sequence ATGAGCGATTCTGTGCCGTCACGATTTTCCAGCAGTGCTATAGACCTGTCCGCCCTTGGCGGCCAGCCACCAGCTCCGCCAGCGGGCGCGGAGGGCCAGCCGACGACGAGTCCCAGCGCGCCGGACAGTGGCGTCGTCTCGGTGGACATCACCGACGCCACCGCTGAGTCCGAGGTGCTACAACGCTCGCTCAACACCCTCGTCGTGGTCGTGTTTTGGGCCGCGCAGTCGGCTGAGAGCGTGCAGGCCAAGGGCCACTTGGAGCAGCTTGCCGCCGAAGCGCAGGGAGCTTGGACGCTGGCAAAGGCCGATGTCCAAAGTAACCAGCAGTTGGCCGCCGCCTTGCAGTTGCAGGCGCTACCGGCTGTGGTGGCCATCGCCGGGGGCCGTCCCGTCGACCTCATCCAAGGTCCGCAAACCGAGCAGGGCCTACGCCAATGGCTCAATAAGCTCGCCTCCGAGGCGGGAACCGACATTCCGCAGCAAGTTGATCCGGAGCTGGCTGCCGCCGAGAACGCGATGGTCGAGGGCGACCTCGATGAGGCCCAAAAGGCGTACAACAATTATCTGAAAAACAACCCAGCCTCCTCCGAAGCCGAAGCCGGGCTCGCCCAAGTGCAGCTACTTCGGCGAGCCGAGCGACTGGAATCGGACGCGGTGGCAAAGGCCGACGCCAACCCGCACGATATCGACTTGGCGCTGGCGGCGGCGGACCTTCAAGTTCTCTCCGGACAGGCTGAAGCCGGATACCAGCGATTGATCACGTTGATCGGGCGTTTGTTCGGAGACGACAAGGAACGCGTGCGTAAGCACCTGGTCGACCTGTTCCGGATCGCCGGTAACGACGACGAGACGGTGATGGCGGCGCGCCGCAAACTGAGCGCGGTGCTCTTCTAA
- the rnhA gene encoding ribonuclease HI, with protein MNQNNVAVIYTDGACSGNPGPGGWGVYLRYGDHEKELYGGEAETTNNRMELTAAIKALEVLTRPTTVEVYTDSTYVRNGIRSWMANWKRNGWMTSAKKPVKNADLWKRLDEAAQPHQVEWHWVRGHSGDEGNDRADALAVKGRDEAAG; from the coding sequence ATGAATCAGAACAATGTCGCCGTCATCTACACCGATGGAGCCTGCTCCGGAAACCCTGGTCCGGGAGGGTGGGGGGTCTACCTGCGCTACGGCGACCATGAAAAGGAGCTGTACGGCGGCGAAGCCGAGACCACCAACAACCGGATGGAACTCACCGCCGCGATCAAAGCTCTCGAAGTGCTCACCCGCCCAACCACCGTCGAGGTATACACCGACTCCACCTATGTTCGTAACGGCATCCGCAGCTGGATGGCCAACTGGAAGCGCAATGGCTGGATGACGTCCGCGAAGAAGCCGGTGAAGAATGCCGACCTGTGGAAGCGTCTGGACGAGGCCGCACAACCGCACCAAGTTGAATGGCATTGGGTTCGCGGCCACTCTGGTGACGAGGGCAACGACCGAGCCGACGCGCTCGCTGTCAAAGGACGCGATGAAGCCGCTGGGTAG
- a CDS encoding TMEM165/GDT1 family protein yields the protein MDGFTTALLVSIGVVFLAELGDKSQIMALTFASRYRFWPVLIGISAAAALLHAISVAIGFGLGLTLPTGWITLAAAVVFLAFALWTVLEKDDDDDGADTQPSARWWRAPVLTIFMAFVLAEIGDKTMLATIVLATQYQPWGVWAGATVGMVTSSLIAIAVGAFLGKTLPKQAVRYGAAVLFALFGLFLAYEGIRMLLS from the coding sequence GTGGACGGATTTACCACGGCCCTGCTGGTGAGCATAGGTGTTGTCTTCCTCGCCGAGCTCGGCGACAAGTCCCAGATCATGGCTTTGACATTTGCCAGCCGCTATCGCTTTTGGCCCGTCCTCATCGGTATCAGTGCCGCAGCTGCGCTTCTTCACGCCATTTCGGTCGCCATTGGCTTCGGCCTCGGCTTGACCTTGCCCACTGGCTGGATCACTCTCGCCGCAGCGGTTGTCTTCCTCGCTTTCGCTCTGTGGACTGTCCTGGAGAAGGATGATGATGACGACGGAGCGGACACCCAGCCTTCGGCTCGATGGTGGAGGGCCCCAGTTCTCACCATTTTCATGGCCTTTGTGCTCGCTGAGATCGGCGATAAGACAATGCTCGCCACCATCGTCCTGGCTACCCAATATCAACCGTGGGGCGTGTGGGCAGGCGCGACAGTGGGCATGGTGACCTCCAGCCTTATCGCCATCGCCGTGGGCGCTTTTCTGGGCAAGACACTACCCAAACAAGCGGTGCGTTATGGGGCGGCGGTCCTCTTTGCGCTGTTCGGGCTTTTCCTGGCATATGAGGGAATACGGATGCTCCTCAGCTGA
- a CDS encoding acyl-CoA mutase large subunit family protein, whose amino-acid sequence MDADEIAQARARWQERYEAARKRDADFTTLSGMEVDPVYGPPPGVDDPRMERISWPGEFPFTRGLYATGYRGRPWTIRQFAGFGNAEQTNQRYKMLLAAGGGGLSVAFDMPTLMGRDSDEQRALGEVGHCGVAVDSAADMDILFGDIPLGDVTTSMTISGPAVPIFCMYLVAAERQGVDIAALDGTLQTDIYKEYIAQKEWLFPPKPHLRLIGDLMEYTGEAIPRYKPLSVSGYHIREAGATAAQELAFTLADGFSYTELGLSRGLDVDSFGPGLSFFFDSHIDFFEEIAKFRAARRIWATWMRDVFGAKRERTQWLRFHTQTAGVSLTAQQPYNNVVRTAVEALAAVLGGTNSLHTNALDETLALPTDESAEIALRTQSVLQEETGVTNVADPLGGSWYVEALTDKIERAANDIFGQILALGGEPVDEGGPAQTARRALAQGRHEIGPITTGILRGIEDGWFTSLIAESAYVYQRQIEEKEKHIVGVTTQTDTVMKDLDILRISEDVERDQKAALASRRAARDQGNVDAAVRAMVETARTEANVIPSMLEAARAEATLGEICGALKEEWGEYREPANFA is encoded by the coding sequence GTGGACGCCGATGAGATCGCCCAAGCGCGTGCACGCTGGCAAGAACGCTATGAGGCGGCTAGGAAACGAGACGCTGACTTCACCACACTCTCAGGGATGGAGGTCGACCCGGTCTATGGTCCACCCCCGGGCGTTGACGATCCCCGGATGGAACGAATCAGCTGGCCAGGAGAGTTCCCCTTTACGCGCGGTCTCTATGCGACCGGCTACCGGGGGCGGCCGTGGACGATCCGCCAGTTCGCAGGTTTTGGCAATGCCGAACAGACAAATCAGCGTTACAAGATGCTGCTGGCCGCCGGCGGCGGCGGTCTCTCGGTCGCCTTCGACATGCCCACCCTGATGGGGCGTGACTCCGATGAGCAACGGGCACTCGGAGAGGTCGGACATTGCGGGGTGGCCGTGGACTCGGCGGCGGACATGGACATTCTCTTCGGTGACATTCCTCTGGGAGATGTCACCACCTCGATGACCATTTCCGGGCCAGCGGTCCCCATATTCTGCATGTACCTGGTGGCCGCCGAACGCCAAGGAGTCGACATCGCCGCCCTCGACGGGACGTTGCAAACCGACATTTACAAGGAGTACATCGCCCAGAAGGAATGGCTCTTTCCCCCCAAACCGCATTTGCGGCTCATCGGCGACCTGATGGAGTACACCGGGGAGGCGATTCCACGCTATAAGCCGCTGTCGGTGTCGGGGTACCACATTCGTGAGGCTGGGGCGACGGCCGCGCAAGAACTCGCGTTCACCCTGGCCGATGGCTTCTCCTACACCGAGTTGGGGCTCTCTCGCGGGCTCGATGTGGACTCCTTCGGGCCTGGGCTGTCGTTCTTCTTCGACAGCCATATCGATTTTTTCGAAGAGATCGCCAAGTTTCGCGCCGCCCGCCGTATTTGGGCCACGTGGATGCGAGACGTCTTCGGCGCGAAGCGGGAACGTACTCAATGGCTGCGTTTCCACACGCAAACCGCCGGAGTGTCGCTGACTGCCCAGCAGCCGTACAACAATGTGGTGCGCACCGCCGTGGAAGCGTTGGCGGCCGTGTTGGGAGGCACCAACTCGCTGCATACGAACGCGCTTGACGAGACGCTTGCTTTGCCCACGGACGAGTCGGCCGAGATCGCGCTGCGTACGCAATCGGTTTTGCAAGAGGAGACCGGTGTTACCAACGTGGCTGACCCGCTGGGTGGTTCGTGGTATGTCGAGGCGCTAACCGACAAGATTGAACGGGCGGCCAACGACATTTTCGGTCAGATTCTGGCTTTGGGTGGAGAGCCCGTCGATGAGGGGGGCCCGGCCCAGACGGCTCGCCGGGCGTTGGCGCAGGGGCGTCATGAGATTGGTCCGATCACCACTGGGATTCTGCGGGGGATCGAGGATGGCTGGTTCACCTCGCTGATTGCGGAGTCGGCGTATGTCTACCAGCGGCAGATCGAAGAAAAGGAAAAACATATCGTCGGTGTCACGACGCAGACTGACACGGTCATGAAGGATCTCGATATCTTGCGTATCAGCGAGGATGTGGAGCGAGACCAAAAGGCGGCGTTGGCTTCACGACGGGCGGCCCGTGACCAGGGCAATGTGGACGCGGCAGTTCGCGCCATGGTGGAAACTGCCCGTACCGAAGCCAATGTGATTCCCTCCATGTTGGAGGCTGCGCGGGCCGAGGCCACGTTGGGGGAGATCTGTGGGGCGTTGAAGGAGGAGTGGGGCGAGTATCGCGAACCGGCCAATTTCGCGTGA
- the gltX gene encoding glutamate--tRNA ligase: protein MTKKVVTRFCPSPTGTPHVGLVRTCLFSWAYARHHGGTFVFRIEDTDASRDTEESYQQLVEGLSWLGLTWDEGPDVGGPNGPYRQSERSEIYARVIQQLLESGYAYKAYSSAEEVESRHKAAGRDPKLGYDNFDRDLSEDQIAAFEAEGRTPVVRMRMPAEDITYVDGVRGENTTPAGTIPDYVIARGDGSPLYTLTNPVDDAMMGITHVVRGVDLMPSTPRQIVMYRALSELGIAQQVPEFAHLPLIVDERGKKMSKRDPRSNLLAYRDEGYLPEGVLNYVATLGWAISGDRDVFTVQELIDNFDLANVNSNPARFDEKKFNAICGEHLRMIEADQLADLLLPELQSRNLLPKEPSAEQLRILQEATPLVQERNSTLGQAADMLRFLYAGEDFELDEASVAKALKVDAAEPLDGALDALSELSEWTTPAIEETLKETLVDKLGLKPRKAFQPLRVAVCGKTVSPPLYESMELLGRELTLDRLRAARLIVAENAATGPGA, encoded by the coding sequence GTGACTAAAAAGGTCGTGACGCGGTTCTGCCCGTCACCTACTGGCACTCCGCACGTCGGACTTGTCCGCACCTGTTTGTTCAGTTGGGCATACGCCCGCCACCACGGCGGCACGTTCGTGTTCCGGATCGAGGACACCGACGCCTCCCGTGATACCGAAGAGTCGTACCAACAGCTGGTCGAAGGGCTCAGTTGGCTTGGCCTCACGTGGGATGAGGGTCCCGATGTTGGTGGCCCCAACGGCCCTTATCGGCAAAGCGAACGTTCTGAGATTTACGCGCGCGTGATCCAGCAACTGCTGGAGAGCGGCTACGCCTACAAGGCGTACTCCTCGGCCGAGGAAGTCGAGAGCCGCCATAAAGCAGCCGGTCGCGACCCGAAGCTCGGCTACGACAACTTCGATCGCGACCTCAGCGAGGACCAGATCGCCGCCTTTGAGGCTGAAGGGCGCACCCCGGTGGTCCGGATGCGCATGCCAGCGGAAGACATCACCTATGTCGACGGCGTGCGTGGAGAGAACACCACTCCGGCGGGCACCATTCCCGACTACGTGATCGCCCGTGGCGACGGATCTCCGCTGTACACGCTGACCAACCCGGTCGACGACGCGATGATGGGCATCACCCATGTCGTGCGCGGCGTCGACCTTATGCCCTCCACCCCGCGCCAGATCGTCATGTACCGGGCCCTGAGCGAACTGGGGATTGCTCAGCAAGTGCCAGAGTTTGCCCACCTGCCGCTCATTGTCGACGAACGCGGCAAGAAAATGTCCAAACGGGACCCACGCTCGAACCTGCTGGCCTACCGCGACGAAGGATATTTGCCCGAGGGCGTCCTCAACTACGTGGCGACGCTGGGCTGGGCGATTTCAGGCGACCGTGACGTGTTCACCGTCCAAGAACTCATCGACAATTTCGATCTGGCCAACGTCAACTCCAACCCGGCCCGCTTCGATGAGAAGAAGTTCAACGCCATCTGCGGTGAACACCTGCGCATGATCGAGGCCGATCAGCTAGCCGACCTCCTGTTGCCCGAACTTCAAAGCCGCAACTTGCTTCCGAAGGAGCCTTCCGCCGAACAGTTGCGGATTCTCCAAGAGGCGACACCTTTGGTGCAGGAACGCAATTCAACGCTCGGTCAGGCCGCTGACATGCTGCGGTTTCTCTACGCGGGAGAAGACTTCGAGCTGGATGAGGCATCGGTGGCCAAAGCGCTCAAAGTCGACGCCGCCGAGCCCCTTGACGGGGCCCTCGACGCTCTATCGGAGCTGTCCGAGTGGACTACACCGGCCATTGAGGAGACCTTGAAAGAGACCCTGGTCGACAAACTGGGGCTCAAGCCACGCAAGGCGTTCCAGCCGCTGCGAGTCGCGGTGTGCGGCAAGACCGTATCTCCGCCGTTGTACGAATCAATGGAATTGCTCGGACGCGAACTCACTCTCGACCGGCTGCGGGCGGCACGCCTGATCGTGGCCGAGAATGCCGCGACCGGACCCGGCGCTTAG